A genome region from Bradyrhizobium commune includes the following:
- a CDS encoding flagellin → MVAMRIATFAQSNQMVSDAMRIETVMADKQVQESSGVLSTDYGGYGSNAQHVVNLQVSVTRAQSYVDAATLADSKVQVMYSAVGSVSDIITQLRSQLSAASTSSSTETSSVISSAQQMLEQMGSLMNTQYDGQYVFAGGKTDTAPVDLTSFASGTGSTTTADTSYYNGDDEIASVRVASDETVSYGVTADNSAFEEVMRVLKFVANSTTLSSSDITSALDLASTALDDTAAVQAKLSSSASSIETASARQTDYKSYAESLSNDLTGVDVAAITAQLSTYQAQLSASYSALAKILSLNLASYLK, encoded by the coding sequence ATGGTCGCGATGCGCATCGCCACCTTCGCCCAGTCGAACCAGATGGTCTCCGATGCGATGCGCATCGAGACTGTCATGGCTGACAAGCAGGTCCAGGAATCGTCCGGCGTGCTCTCGACCGATTATGGCGGCTATGGCTCGAACGCGCAGCATGTCGTCAACCTCCAGGTCTCGGTGACGCGCGCGCAGTCCTATGTCGATGCCGCCACGCTCGCCGACAGCAAAGTCCAGGTGATGTATTCGGCGGTCGGCTCGGTGAGCGATATCATCACGCAGCTCCGTTCCCAGCTCAGTGCCGCATCGACCAGCAGCTCGACCGAGACCAGCTCGGTGATCTCGTCCGCCCAGCAGATGCTCGAGCAGATGGGCTCGCTCATGAACACGCAGTATGACGGCCAGTATGTGTTCGCCGGCGGAAAGACGGATACTGCGCCGGTCGATCTCACGAGCTTTGCCAGCGGCACCGGATCCACCACGACAGCGGACACCAGCTACTACAATGGCGACGATGAGATCGCCTCGGTGCGGGTCGCCTCCGACGAGACCGTGTCCTATGGCGTTACCGCCGACAATTCGGCGTTCGAAGAGGTGATGCGGGTCTTGAAGTTCGTGGCGAACAGCACCACGCTGTCGTCATCGGACATTACCAGCGCGCTCGATCTCGCCAGCACTGCACTCGACGACACTGCGGCCGTGCAGGCAAAGCTCTCGAGCTCGGCGTCCTCGATCGAGACGGCAAGCGCCCGTCAAACCGACTACAAGAGCTATGCCGAGAGCCTCTCGAACGACCTCACCGGCGTCGACGTTGCCGCCATCACGGCCCAGCTCTCGACCTACCAGGCCCAACTCAGTGCGTCCTATTCGGCGCTTGCCAAGATACTGAGCCTGAATCTCGCGAGCTATCTGAAATAG